A single genomic interval of Noviherbaspirillum saxi harbors:
- a CDS encoding YidB family protein translates to MMGLLDKAFEMLGDNHLPLMDSRTRLLQAALSLIANNGQSGGLHGLAERFQEAGLDNIMRSWIGSGTNMPASASQMKQVLGEGQLQQIAEETGYTEQEAAEHLSEMLPELIDQLTPAGHVPPGGVGNMSALLDHFMGGYH, encoded by the coding sequence ATGATGGGGTTACTCGACAAGGCATTCGAAATGCTTGGCGACAATCATTTGCCGTTGATGGATTCCAGAACGCGTCTTCTGCAAGCCGCGCTATCGCTGATTGCCAATAATGGTCAGAGCGGTGGGCTGCACGGTCTGGCTGAACGATTCCAGGAAGCGGGACTGGATAACATCATGCGCTCATGGATCGGGTCAGGTACCAATATGCCCGCCAGCGCGTCGCAGATGAAACAGGTCCTGGGCGAAGGCCAGTTGCAGCAAATCGCCGAAGAAACCGGTTACACCGAGCAGGAAGCGGCCGAACACCTGAGCGAAATGCTGCCCGAGCTGATCGATCAGCTGACGCCCGCCGGTCATGTTCCGCCGGGCGGAGTCGGCAATATGAGCGCCTTGCTCGACCATTTCATGGGCGGCTATCACTGA
- the tkt gene encoding transketolase has translation MTSTLPTDKMANAIRALAMDAVQKANSGHPGMPMGMAEIAVALWAKHHRHNPANPRWINRDRFVISNGHGSMLQYALLHLSGYDLSMDEIKNFRQLHSKTPGHPEYEITEGVETTTGPLGQGLTNAVGMALAEKLLAAEFNKPGFGVVDHFTYVFLGDGCLMEGISHEACSLAGTLRLSKLIALYDDNGISIDGKVDGWFTDDTPKRFEAYGWNVIRNVDGHDVTAVDAAIAQAKTSNKPTLICCKTIIGKGAPNMQGSDKVHGAALGDKEITATREAISWTHMPFEVPADVYAAWDAKATGQALENEWNALFKAYDERYPQEAGELLRRMKGELPGNLDDAMKAYVASCVEKKEAIATRKASQNAIQALAPVLPEFLGGSADLTGSNLTNWKECVAVRSDQPGNHVNYGVREFGMAAIMNGIALHGGYLPFGATFLTFSDYSRNALRMAALMKIRSLFVFTHDSIGLGEDGPTHQSVEHISSLRLIPNLDNWRPCDTVESAVAWQQAVKRSNGPSTLIFSRQNLPYMERSEQQIADIQRGGYVLRDAADAKAILIATGSEVELAMKSADELAMQGVAVRVVSMPSTDVFDRQDAAYKASVLTKGLPRVAVEAGVTDFWYKYVGLEGAVVGIDTFGESAPAGVLFKHFGFTTENVVAKVKSVLA, from the coding sequence ATGACTTCCACTCTCCCAACCGACAAGATGGCCAATGCGATCCGCGCATTGGCGATGGACGCAGTACAGAAGGCAAATTCCGGCCATCCCGGCATGCCGATGGGCATGGCAGAAATTGCCGTTGCACTGTGGGCCAAGCATCATCGCCACAACCCCGCCAATCCGCGCTGGATCAATCGTGACCGTTTCGTCATCTCCAACGGCCATGGTTCCATGCTGCAGTATGCGTTGCTGCACCTGAGCGGCTATGACTTGTCGATGGATGAAATCAAGAATTTCCGTCAACTGCACTCCAAGACTCCCGGCCATCCGGAATACGAAATTACCGAAGGTGTCGAGACCACGACCGGTCCGCTCGGACAGGGCCTCACCAATGCGGTCGGCATGGCGCTGGCCGAAAAACTGCTCGCCGCCGAATTCAACAAGCCGGGCTTCGGCGTCGTCGATCATTTCACCTACGTGTTCCTGGGCGACGGCTGCCTGATGGAAGGTATTTCGCACGAAGCCTGCTCGCTGGCCGGCACGCTGCGCCTGTCCAAGCTGATTGCACTGTATGACGACAACGGCATCTCCATCGACGGCAAGGTCGACGGCTGGTTCACCGACGACACGCCAAAGCGTTTCGAAGCCTACGGCTGGAACGTGATCCGCAATGTCGATGGACACGATGTGACTGCGGTTGACGCTGCGATTGCGCAAGCGAAAACCTCGAACAAGCCGACATTGATCTGTTGCAAGACAATCATCGGCAAAGGAGCGCCTAATATGCAGGGCTCCGACAAGGTGCACGGAGCTGCGCTGGGCGACAAGGAAATTACCGCTACGCGCGAAGCGATTTCGTGGACGCACATGCCATTCGAAGTTCCGGCCGACGTGTATGCGGCATGGGATGCGAAGGCTACGGGCCAGGCATTGGAAAACGAATGGAATGCATTGTTCAAGGCATATGACGAGCGCTATCCGCAGGAAGCCGGCGAGCTGTTGCGCCGCATGAAAGGCGAATTGCCAGGCAATCTTGACGATGCGATGAAGGCATATGTTGCATCCTGCGTAGAAAAGAAGGAAGCCATCGCGACCCGCAAGGCGAGCCAGAATGCGATTCAGGCGCTGGCGCCGGTGCTGCCGGAATTCCTTGGCGGATCGGCGGACCTCACCGGTTCGAACCTGACGAACTGGAAGGAATGCGTCGCGGTGCGTAGCGATCAGCCGGGCAACCACGTCAATTACGGTGTGCGTGAGTTCGGCATGGCTGCGATCATGAACGGCATTGCACTGCATGGCGGCTACCTGCCGTTCGGCGCAACCTTCCTGACCTTCTCGGATTACAGCCGCAATGCACTGCGCATGGCGGCGCTGATGAAGATTCGTTCGCTGTTCGTGTTCACGCACGATTCGATCGGACTGGGCGAAGATGGCCCGACTCACCAGTCGGTCGAACATATCTCCAGCCTGCGTCTGATCCCGAACCTGGATAACTGGCGTCCTTGCGATACCGTCGAGTCCGCGGTCGCATGGCAACAGGCGGTCAAGCGCAGCAACGGCCCGAGCACCCTGATTTTCTCGCGCCAGAACCTGCCGTACATGGAGCGCAGCGAGCAGCAGATCGCCGATATCCAGCGCGGCGGCTATGTATTGCGTGACGCAGCCGATGCGAAAGCAATCTTGATTGCGACCGGTTCCGAAGTGGAACTGGCGATGAAATCGGCCGACGAGCTGGCGATGCAGGGCGTTGCAGTACGTGTGGTTTCGATGCCGAGCACCGACGTGTTCGACCGCCAGGACGCAGCCTACAAGGCAAGCGTGTTGACGAAAGGCCTGCCGCGCGTCGCGGTCGAAGCCGGCGTCACCGACTTCTGGTACAAGTACGTCGGCCTTGAAGGTGCGGTGGTTGGCATCGACACCTTTGGCGAGTCCGCTCCGGCGGGCGTGCTGTTCAAGCACTTCGGCTTCACGACGGAGAACGTCGTCGCCAAGGTGAAATCGGTTTTGGCTTAA
- the coaBC gene encoding bifunctional phosphopantothenoylcysteine decarboxylase/phosphopantothenate--cysteine ligase CoaBC yields the protein MDLARQRIVLGLTGGVACYKAAELTRALVKAGASVQVVMTDAATHFITPVTMQALSGRPVYTDQWDGRISNNMPHIDLTRDADAIVIAPCSADFMFKLAHGACDDLLSTLCVARPMTVPLFVAPAMNVEMWQNAATQRNAAILRADGIGILGPDAGEQACGETGMGRMLEPEQLLEEIIAAFRPKILANKRVLVTAGPTFEPIDPVRGITNLSSGKMGYAIARAARQAGAEVTLVSGPTGLPAPYGVHRINVQTAQQMHDVVLSRAAGHEIFVAVAAVADWRIANASAQKLKKNEAGDVPQLQFEPNPDILAAVASLQNKPYCVGFAAESENLLEYGEAKRKRKGIPLLVGNIGHQTFGKDENELVLFDDKGHQSLPRADKQELARQLIGEIAARI from the coding sequence ATGGATCTCGCCCGTCAACGAATCGTCCTCGGCCTCACCGGAGGCGTCGCCTGCTACAAGGCAGCCGAGCTTACGCGCGCACTGGTCAAGGCAGGGGCGTCGGTTCAGGTGGTAATGACCGATGCGGCGACCCATTTCATCACCCCGGTCACCATGCAGGCGCTGTCCGGCCGTCCCGTCTATACGGATCAATGGGACGGGCGTATCTCCAACAACATGCCTCACATCGATTTGACGCGCGACGCAGACGCCATTGTGATTGCGCCCTGTTCGGCCGACTTCATGTTCAAGCTGGCACACGGCGCATGTGATGACTTGCTGTCGACCCTGTGCGTGGCACGGCCGATGACCGTGCCCTTGTTCGTGGCGCCGGCGATGAACGTGGAAATGTGGCAGAACGCGGCGACACAACGCAATGCAGCGATACTGCGCGCCGACGGCATCGGCATCCTCGGCCCCGATGCGGGCGAACAGGCCTGCGGAGAAACCGGCATGGGACGCATGCTGGAACCGGAGCAACTGCTGGAAGAAATCATCGCCGCCTTCCGACCCAAGATCCTGGCCAACAAGCGTGTGCTGGTGACGGCGGGACCGACCTTCGAACCCATTGATCCGGTGCGGGGAATCACCAATCTTTCATCGGGCAAGATGGGCTATGCAATAGCGCGTGCCGCGCGCCAGGCAGGTGCCGAAGTCACACTAGTCTCCGGACCCACGGGATTGCCGGCACCCTATGGCGTACATCGCATCAACGTACAAACAGCGCAACAGATGCATGACGTCGTGCTGTCACGCGCTGCCGGGCACGAAATCTTTGTGGCGGTAGCCGCTGTGGCCGACTGGCGGATCGCGAACGCCAGTGCGCAAAAGCTGAAAAAGAATGAAGCGGGCGATGTGCCGCAACTGCAGTTCGAACCCAATCCGGACATCCTGGCGGCCGTCGCCTCCCTGCAAAACAAACCATACTGCGTAGGTTTCGCGGCCGAATCAGAAAATCTGCTTGAATATGGCGAAGCCAAGCGCAAACGCAAAGGCATTCCGCTATTGGTCGGGAATATCGGCCATCAAACCTTCGGCAAGGATGAAAACGAACTGGTGCTATTCGACGACAAGGGCCATCAATCCCTGCCGCGCGCCGACAAGCAGGAGCTGGCGCGTCAGCTCATCGGCGAGATCGCTGCACGCATCTGA
- a CDS encoding zinc-dependent peptidase, with translation MQWLRQLFSREKPRIPDEMWRATLNRLPFLQRLSQDDLLRLKGLSEALLARKSFTGAGAFDLTDDIAVQIAAQACLPVLNLTLDLYDDMVGIIIYPAAFVIPQAEMDEAGVVHEWHEPVSGEALDAGGAVVLSWEDAADTDVAGYNVVIHEFAHKLDMANGPPNGFPPFLPAWHRELDAREWQQVFSGAYDDFMHRVEKLERALPEHFDDTDPAHAAMYDDLSADLPLDPYAAKHPAEFFAVASEAFFVLPETLAGAYPDVYRLLSRYYRQDPLSMSQ, from the coding sequence ATGCAATGGTTACGCCAATTATTTTCAAGAGAAAAGCCCCGCATCCCCGATGAGATGTGGCGGGCTACCCTGAACCGCCTGCCGTTTCTGCAGCGTCTTTCCCAGGACGACCTGCTGCGCCTGAAAGGCTTGTCGGAAGCCCTGCTTGCACGCAAAAGCTTTACCGGCGCGGGCGCCTTCGACCTGACCGACGATATCGCGGTCCAGATTGCTGCGCAGGCGTGCCTTCCAGTGCTAAACCTGACGCTTGACCTGTACGACGACATGGTCGGAATCATCATTTATCCCGCTGCCTTCGTCATTCCGCAGGCGGAAATGGATGAAGCCGGCGTCGTGCACGAATGGCATGAACCCGTATCGGGCGAAGCGCTGGATGCCGGCGGCGCTGTCGTGCTGTCGTGGGAAGACGCTGCCGACACCGACGTGGCCGGCTATAACGTGGTGATCCATGAATTCGCCCACAAGCTGGACATGGCCAATGGCCCGCCGAACGGATTTCCGCCCTTTCTGCCGGCCTGGCACCGGGAACTCGATGCACGCGAATGGCAACAAGTGTTTTCCGGCGCCTATGACGACTTTATGCATAGGGTCGAAAAGCTGGAACGGGCCTTACCGGAGCATTTTGACGATACGGATCCTGCCCATGCGGCCATGTACGATGACTTGTCGGCCGATCTACCGCTCGATCCCTATGCAGCCAAGCACCCGGCAGAGTTTTTTGCAGTCGCATCGGAAGCCTTCTTCGTTTTGCCGGAAACCCTGGCCGGCGCTTACCCTGACGTGTATCGTTTACTCTCCAGGTATTACCGGCAGGACCCGCTTTCCATGTCCCAGTGA
- the ileS gene encoding isoleucine--tRNA ligase, with translation MSEQKNKYPVNLTETAFPMRGDLAKREPKWVKEWQDKKIYQRIRKASKGRPKFILHDGPPYANGDIHIGHAVNKILKDMIVKARNMAGFDAQYVPGWDCHGMPIEIQIEKQFGKNLPTAEVLAKSRAYASEQIERQKKDFIRLGVLGEWDNPYKTMNFGNEADEIRALGAILDKGYVYRGLKPVNWCFDCGSALAEAEVEYQDKRDPAVDVGFPFAEPDKLAQAFGLPKLPTEKGYVLIWTTTPWTIPANQALNVHPEYDYALVQTERNGEPLLLLLASDLVEASLQRYGLSGKVIATTKGEALSLINFRHPLAHLDKGYDRMSPIYLGEYVTLDTGTGIVHSSPAYGIEDFQSCKAHGMKDDDILNPVMGDGKYASWLPFFGGLNIWEASKPICAKLDEAGSLFKLVMFDHSYMHCWRHKTPIVYRATSQWFAGMDRKPKDNGPTLRETALAGIEATAFFPSWGKARLHGMIANRPDWTLSRQRQWGVPMAFFVHKETGELHPRTPELLEQVAKRVEQHGIEAWQALDPKELLGAEADMYVKNKDTLDVWFDSGTTHQTVLRGSHAEQSAFPADLYLEGSDQHRGWFHSSLLTSAMINGRAPYKALLTHGFVVDGEGKKMSKSKGNVVAPQKVSDTLGAEILRLWVASTDYSGELSVSDEILKRVVEAYRRIRNTLRFLLANTSDFDPARDAVPVADLFEIDRYAIARMAELQADILQHYEVFEFHPVVSRLQMYCSEDLGGFYLDILKDRLYTGGTGSVARRSAQTAIWHITQALLRVMAPVLSFTAEEAWAVFAGPDAYAASDETIFTQTYYALPEVADREALLSKFATLREVRTTVTKQLEEVRAAGGIGSSLQAEIEIKASGEKFKLLHGLGDDLKFVFITSEARLTQVANESDETVTVTPSSHQKCERCWHYRADVGAHADHRGLCGRCVSNLFGRGEVRKYA, from the coding sequence ATGTCCGAGCAAAAAAACAAGTATCCGGTCAACCTGACCGAAACCGCCTTTCCCATGCGCGGCGACCTTGCCAAGCGCGAACCGAAATGGGTCAAGGAATGGCAGGATAAGAAAATCTATCAGCGTATCCGCAAGGCCTCCAAGGGCCGTCCGAAATTCATCCTGCACGATGGCCCGCCCTATGCCAACGGCGACATCCATATCGGCCATGCCGTCAACAAGATCCTGAAAGACATGATCGTCAAGGCACGCAACATGGCGGGCTTTGACGCGCAATATGTGCCGGGCTGGGACTGCCACGGCATGCCGATCGAAATCCAGATCGAAAAGCAGTTCGGCAAGAACCTGCCGACTGCCGAGGTGCTGGCCAAGTCGCGCGCCTATGCATCCGAACAGATCGAACGCCAGAAAAAAGACTTTATCCGTCTGGGCGTGCTGGGCGAATGGGACAACCCATACAAGACCATGAACTTCGGCAATGAAGCGGACGAGATTCGTGCGCTCGGTGCCATCCTCGACAAGGGCTATGTGTACCGCGGCCTGAAGCCGGTCAACTGGTGCTTCGATTGCGGTTCGGCGCTGGCCGAAGCCGAAGTCGAATATCAGGACAAGCGCGATCCGGCGGTGGACGTCGGCTTCCCGTTCGCGGAGCCCGACAAGCTGGCTCAAGCCTTCGGCCTGCCGAAACTGCCGACTGAAAAAGGTTATGTCCTGATCTGGACCACGACTCCATGGACCATTCCGGCCAACCAGGCGTTGAATGTGCATCCCGAATACGATTACGCGCTGGTGCAGACCGAGCGCAACGGCGAACCGTTGCTACTGCTGCTCGCCAGCGACCTGGTCGAAGCTTCGCTGCAGCGCTATGGACTTAGTGGCAAGGTGATCGCGACCACCAAGGGCGAAGCCCTGTCGCTGATCAATTTCCGCCATCCATTGGCGCACCTCGACAAGGGTTACGACCGCATGTCGCCGATCTATCTCGGCGAGTATGTGACGCTGGATACCGGTACCGGCATCGTTCACTCTTCACCCGCCTACGGTATCGAAGACTTCCAGTCATGCAAGGCGCACGGCATGAAGGACGATGACATCCTCAATCCTGTGATGGGTGACGGCAAATATGCGTCCTGGCTGCCTTTCTTCGGCGGCCTGAACATCTGGGAAGCGTCGAAGCCTATCTGCGCGAAACTGGATGAGGCCGGCTCGCTATTCAAGCTAGTCATGTTCGACCACAGCTACATGCATTGCTGGCGTCACAAGACGCCTATCGTCTATCGCGCGACTTCGCAATGGTTCGCCGGCATGGATCGCAAGCCCAAGGACAATGGACCGACGCTGCGCGAGACCGCATTGGCAGGCATCGAGGCGACTGCATTCTTCCCTAGCTGGGGCAAGGCCCGCCTGCATGGCATGATCGCCAACCGCCCCGACTGGACCTTGTCGCGCCAGCGTCAGTGGGGCGTGCCGATGGCGTTCTTCGTACACAAGGAAACCGGTGAGCTGCACCCACGCACACCCGAACTGCTGGAACAGGTTGCCAAGCGTGTCGAACAGCACGGCATCGAAGCCTGGCAGGCGCTCGACCCCAAGGAATTGCTCGGGGCCGAAGCCGACATGTACGTGAAAAACAAGGATACGCTTGACGTCTGGTTCGACTCCGGCACCACCCACCAGACCGTACTGCGCGGCTCGCACGCCGAACAATCGGCCTTCCCGGCCGACCTGTATCTGGAAGGTTCGGACCAGCACCGCGGCTGGTTCCATTCTTCGTTGCTGACCTCGGCCATGATCAACGGCCGCGCGCCTTACAAGGCGCTGCTGACGCACGGCTTCGTGGTCGATGGCGAAGGCAAGAAGATGTCCAAGTCCAAGGGCAATGTGGTGGCGCCGCAAAAGGTGTCGGATACATTGGGTGCGGAAATCCTGCGCCTGTGGGTTGCATCCACCGATTACTCGGGCGAATTGTCGGTCTCCGATGAAATCCTGAAACGTGTAGTGGAAGCCTATCGCCGCATCCGCAACACCTTGCGCTTCCTGCTCGCCAATACTTCCGACTTCGATCCGGCCAGGGATGCGGTGCCTGTTGCCGACCTGTTTGAAATCGACCGTTACGCGATTGCCCGCATGGCCGAACTGCAGGCCGATATCCTGCAGCACTACGAAGTGTTCGAATTTCATCCGGTGGTCTCCAGACTGCAGATGTATTGTTCGGAAGACCTGGGCGGCTTTTATCTCGATATCCTCAAGGACCGTCTGTACACCGGCGGCACCGGCTCCGTGGCCCGGCGCTCGGCGCAGACCGCAATCTGGCATATCACGCAGGCGTTGCTGCGCGTGATGGCTCCGGTTCTTTCATTTACTGCGGAAGAAGCCTGGGCCGTGTTCGCGGGTCCCGACGCTTATGCGGCCAGCGACGAAACCATTTTCACGCAGACGTATTACGCGCTGCCTGAAGTCGCCGATCGCGAGGCATTGCTGTCCAAGTTTGCAACCCTGCGGGAAGTACGGACCACCGTCACCAAGCAGCTTGAAGAAGTACGCGCCGCCGGCGGCATCGGCTCTTCTCTCCAGGCGGAAATCGAAATCAAGGCGAGCGGTGAAAAATTCAAGCTGCTCCATGGTCTTGGCGACGATTTGAAGTTCGTGTTCATCACCTCGGAAGCACGGCTGACGCAGGTCGCCAACGAATCGGATGAAACCGTGACGGTAACACCTTCGTCGCACCAGAAATGCGAACGCTGCTGGCATTACCGTGCCGATGTCGGTGCGCATGCCGATCATCGGGGCCTTTGCGGACGCTGTGTCAGCAACCTGTTCGGCCGCGGCGAAGTACGCAAGTACGCCTGA
- the gap gene encoding type I glyceraldehyde-3-phosphate dehydrogenase, with product MTIRVAINGYGRIGRNILRAHYEGGKKNDIQIVAINDLGNAQSNAHLTRYDTAHGKFPGTVEVDGDFMIVNGDKIKVFAQRNPAEIPWGELNVDVVLECTGFFTTKEKASAHIKGGAKKVIISAPGGKDVDATVVFGVNQNVLKASDTVISNASCTTNCLAPLVKPLHDKIGVENGLMTTVHAYTNDQVLTDVMHEDLRRARSATQSMIPTKTGAAAAVGLVLPELNGKLDGFAIRVPTINVSIVDLSFVAARDTTVDEINAIMKEASDGALKGILTYNTDPLVSVDFNHNPASSNFDATLTKVSGRLVKVSSWYDNEWGFSNRMLDTTVALMSAK from the coding sequence ATGACTATCCGCGTCGCAATCAACGGCTACGGCCGTATCGGCCGCAACATTCTTCGTGCACACTATGAAGGCGGCAAGAAGAATGACATCCAGATCGTTGCGATCAACGACCTCGGCAATGCGCAATCGAACGCCCATCTGACCCGCTATGACACTGCGCATGGCAAATTCCCCGGCACCGTGGAAGTCGACGGCGATTTCATGATCGTCAACGGCGACAAGATCAAGGTTTTCGCACAACGCAATCCCGCTGAAATTCCATGGGGCGAGCTGAACGTCGACGTCGTGCTCGAGTGCACCGGCTTCTTCACCACCAAGGAAAAAGCTTCCGCGCACATCAAGGGCGGCGCCAAGAAAGTCATCATCTCCGCACCGGGCGGCAAGGATGTCGACGCGACAGTGGTATTCGGCGTCAACCAGAACGTGCTGAAGGCATCGGACACTGTGATCTCGAACGCGTCCTGCACCACCAACTGCCTGGCACCGCTGGTCAAGCCGCTGCACGACAAGATCGGTGTTGAAAACGGCCTGATGACTACGGTCCATGCCTACACCAATGACCAGGTGCTGACCGACGTGATGCATGAAGACCTGCGCCGCGCACGTTCGGCCACCCAGTCGATGATCCCGACCAAGACCGGCGCTGCTGCAGCGGTGGGCCTGGTGCTGCCGGAATTGAACGGCAAGCTGGACGGTTTCGCGATCCGCGTTCCGACCATCAACGTGTCGATCGTTGACTTGTCGTTTGTCGCTGCACGTGACACGACGGTGGATGAAATCAATGCGATCATGAAGGAAGCTTCGGATGGCGCGTTGAAGGGTATCCTGACTTACAACACCGATCCGCTGGTTTCGGTGGACTTCAATCACAACCCGGCGTCGAGCAATTTCGATGCGACGCTGACCAAGGTTTCGGGTCGTTTGGTCAAGGTGTCATCGTGGTATGACAACGAGTGGGGTTTCTCCAACCGTATGCTGGATACGACTGTTGCGTTGATGTCGGCTAAGTAA
- a CDS encoding 16S rRNA (uracil(1498)-N(3))-methyltransferase: MPRFYYPYPLAIGTIATLPEQIAHHLNVLRLNTGEQIVLFNGDGGEYTATLNTLDRRKAIAEIKTFSPREAELPYAITLAQALPEGSKMDWVIEKAVELGAAAIQPIAAQRCVVRLSAERAGKKMEHWQGIIAAAAEQSGRNRLAHLSEPVSFSQWVAQSGLHRRIMLSPRAEQSLSDWARHHPPQSVSLLIGPEGGFTEVEENAALANGVLALSAGPRVLRTETAGLAALAAINAVWGEF; the protein is encoded by the coding sequence ATGCCGCGCTTTTATTACCCCTACCCGCTTGCCATTGGCACCATTGCCACATTACCGGAGCAAATTGCACATCATCTCAATGTCCTGCGTTTGAACACCGGAGAGCAGATTGTCCTGTTTAACGGGGACGGAGGCGAGTATACGGCCACACTGAATACTCTGGACCGCAGAAAAGCCATCGCTGAAATCAAGACGTTTTCGCCGCGCGAAGCGGAACTTCCTTATGCGATCACGCTGGCGCAAGCCCTGCCCGAAGGCAGCAAAATGGATTGGGTGATTGAAAAAGCGGTAGAACTGGGTGCCGCGGCGATACAACCGATTGCCGCGCAGCGCTGCGTAGTCAGGCTATCCGCAGAGCGTGCAGGCAAAAAAATGGAACATTGGCAAGGCATTATCGCGGCGGCGGCAGAACAAAGCGGGCGCAACCGACTTGCTCATCTCAGTGAACCGGTATCTTTTTCGCAATGGGTGGCGCAAAGCGGATTGCACCGCCGCATCATGCTGTCGCCGCGAGCGGAACAATCCCTGTCAGACTGGGCGCGCCACCACCCCCCCCAATCCGTGTCGCTATTAATAGGTCCGGAAGGAGGATTTACCGAAGTGGAAGAAAATGCAGCGCTTGCCAATGGCGTTCTTGCATTATCGGCCGGACCGCGCGTGCTGCGGACGGAAACGGCTGGTCTGGCAGCATTGGCGGCGATCAATGCGGTCTGGGGCGAATTTTAG
- the lspA gene encoding signal peptidase II encodes MASKQKSFKTLSASPRISIAPWLGIAAIIVLIDQITKVTVNKLFVFGESRPVTSFFNLVLAYNKGAAFSFLASESGWQRYVFTAIAIVAVIFIIYLLKRHAGQRLFCWALALILGGAIGNLIDRMIYGHVIDFLDFYIPNSSLPHWPAFNVADMAIVGGAAMFIIDELRRVGK; translated from the coding sequence ATGGCATCCAAACAAAAAAGCTTCAAGACCCTGTCCGCCAGTCCGCGCATCAGCATCGCACCATGGCTGGGTATCGCCGCCATCATTGTCCTGATCGACCAGATTACCAAGGTCACGGTCAACAAGCTGTTTGTGTTCGGCGAATCCCGTCCCGTCACCTCATTTTTCAATCTGGTTCTGGCATATAACAAGGGGGCGGCCTTCAGTTTCCTGGCCAGTGAATCCGGTTGGCAACGATATGTGTTCACCGCGATTGCGATTGTCGCGGTTATCTTTATTATTTATCTGCTGAAGCGGCATGCGGGGCAAAGACTGTTTTGCTGGGCGCTGGCGCTTATTCTCGGCGGAGCAATCGGCAACCTGATCGACCGGATGATTTACGGTCACGTCATCGATTTCCTGGATTTCTATATTCCGAACTCTAGTCTGCCGCACTGGCCGGCGTTCAATGTCGCCGACATGGCGATCGTCGGAGGCGCGGCAATGTTCATCATTGATGAATTGCGACGCGTCGGCAAATAA
- a CDS encoding bifunctional riboflavin kinase/FAD synthetase, whose protein sequence is MKVFRGLPNAASRAPCALTIGNFDGVHRGHQALLAHVRDAATKLGVEAAVMTFEPHPREFFARLAGDLSRSPTRIANLRDKLQSLSNAGIDRVIVEHFSAHFAAMSPEDFVEKVLVEGLHVKWLMVGEDFCYGAKRAGNVARLIEAGKKYGFHVEAMPTVTNEGTRISSSAVRAALADSNFALAAQLLGHPYAISGHVTHGKKLGRTIGFPTLNLRIAHKRPALSGIFVVQVHGLAEQPLAGVASLGVRPTVEDSGRVLLETYLLDYAQQCYGKVVRVEFLKKLRDEEKFVDLPTLTAAIERDTEQAREFFKAREALAVSATDRI, encoded by the coding sequence ATGAAGGTATTTCGCGGACTTCCCAACGCTGCATCGCGGGCGCCCTGTGCGCTAACGATAGGCAATTTCGACGGCGTGCATCGCGGCCATCAGGCCTTGCTTGCGCACGTGCGCGACGCGGCGACCAAGCTCGGCGTAGAAGCAGCGGTCATGACGTTCGAGCCGCATCCGCGCGAATTCTTCGCGCGCCTGGCGGGTGACCTGTCGCGCTCGCCGACCCGTATCGCCAATCTGCGCGACAAACTGCAATCCCTGTCGAACGCCGGCATCGACCGTGTCATCGTCGAGCATTTCAGCGCGCATTTCGCGGCCATGTCGCCGGAAGACTTTGTCGAAAAAGTGCTGGTAGAAGGCCTGCACGTGAAATGGCTGATGGTGGGTGAAGACTTTTGCTACGGCGCCAAGCGCGCGGGGAATGTCGCTCGCCTGATCGAAGCCGGGAAAAAATACGGCTTTCATGTCGAAGCGATGCCGACGGTGACCAACGAAGGGACACGTATCTCTTCATCCGCGGTGCGTGCCGCGCTGGCCGACAGCAATTTCGCACTGGCCGCGCAATTGCTTGGCCACCCTTACGCCATTTCCGGCCACGTCACCCATGGTAAAAAACTGGGCCGCACGATCGGCTTTCCGACACTGAACCTGCGCATCGCGCACAAGCGCCCCGCCCTGTCCGGCATTTTCGTCGTCCAGGTACATGGTTTGGCTGAACAGCCACTGGCGGGCGTCGCCAGCCTCGGCGTGCGGCCGACGGTGGAAGACAGCGGACGCGTACTGCTGGAAACCTATCTGCTCGACTATGCGCAACAGTGCTACGGCAAGGTGGTGCGCGTGGAATTCCTGAAAAAGCTTCGGGACGAGGAAAAATTTGTCGACCTGCCGACTCTGACCGCCGCGATCGAGCGCGATACGGAACAGGCACGTGAGTTTTTCAAGGCACGCGAAGCGCTCGCCGTATCGGCCACCGACCGAATTTGA